The Metabacillus litoralis genome contains a region encoding:
- a CDS encoding 4'-phosphopantetheinyl transferase family protein, translated as MRDVTNPLIYTAEATYSKMIYDELYRHASFYEKKYLEKYQLFRQKYDSLLGIFLLKMIQKDELDSSYPITHTDRGKPYFVGYSGEISISHSDGTVAVGLSSGKLGIDIESELVDIDGSLFLSEHEQIIIQQQKDRDLLTELWVLKESYVKALGCGFLLDPTTISFYMIDNEWHVNGSNFSFSLTTLPNEKILSICKELKTDDRVVAIDEEELLDWIVGTRYRF; from the coding sequence ATGAGGGATGTAACAAACCCATTAATTTATACGGCAGAAGCAACCTATAGTAAGATGATATATGATGAGTTATACCGTCATGCCTCTTTTTATGAAAAGAAGTATCTTGAGAAATATCAGCTTTTTAGGCAAAAATATGATTCATTATTAGGAATCTTTTTACTTAAAATGATTCAAAAAGATGAGTTAGATAGCTCGTATCCTATAACACATACAGATAGAGGGAAACCGTATTTTGTTGGATATAGTGGGGAGATCTCGATTTCCCATAGTGACGGTACCGTTGCAGTAGGTCTGTCATCTGGTAAATTAGGCATTGATATTGAAAGTGAATTAGTGGATATTGATGGTAGTTTATTTTTATCAGAGCATGAGCAAATTATCATCCAGCAACAAAAAGACAGGGATCTGTTAACAGAGCTATGGGTGTTAAAAGAGTCCTATGTTAAAGCATTAGGCTGTGGCTTCCTTTTAGATCCAACAACGATTTCTTTCTATATGATAGATAATGAATGGCATGTTAATGGAAGTAATTTCTCCTTTTCCTTGACAACTTTACCGAATGAAAAGATACTTTCTATTTGTAAAGAGCTTAAAACGGATGATCGAGTTGTTGCTATAGATGAGGAAGAGTTATTAGATTGGATCGTAGGAACTAGGTATAGATTTTAG
- a CDS encoding nuclease-related domain-containing protein, with the protein MILKPRKIPEPLQLRYYLKPRMTFTDGELKKFQADEKGFEGECHFDELINQSPVSTYLQLNDLLLEWRNTTFQIDTLLISPYKIYLFDIKNYEGEFYIEGNRWYLSSGIEIKNPIPQIQRSESFLRPLTQTLGLNLPIEASVIFVNPDFTLYQATRQLPIILPTQINSFIKRLGSLSMNSNGHMIDLAKKLASLHIEDSPYNSMHIPEYTYDSLKKGVSCLNCGSLSIRLDGRGLMCERCGGKEELHVGIMRTIEEYRALFPKRQITVSAANDWCRLGMTRLRMQKILKEHLVMDKAGKSTYYSFR; encoded by the coding sequence ATGATTCTTAAACCTCGAAAAATCCCCGAGCCCTTACAATTACGTTACTACTTAAAGCCCCGAATGACGTTCACGGATGGAGAATTAAAAAAGTTCCAAGCTGATGAAAAAGGCTTCGAAGGTGAGTGTCACTTTGACGAACTAATCAATCAATCCCCTGTCTCCACTTATCTTCAGCTAAATGATCTTCTTCTAGAATGGCGGAATACAACTTTTCAAATTGATACACTGCTCATTTCTCCATACAAAATTTATCTTTTCGATATCAAAAATTATGAAGGAGAATTTTATATCGAAGGTAATCGATGGTATTTATCATCTGGCATTGAGATAAAAAATCCTATCCCTCAGATACAGCGATCAGAATCCTTTCTTAGACCACTAACTCAAACTTTAGGTCTTAATCTTCCCATAGAAGCAAGTGTTATTTTTGTTAATCCCGACTTCACGCTCTATCAGGCAACTAGACAGCTACCAATCATCTTACCTACACAGATTAACTCTTTTATAAAAAGATTAGGTTCCCTTTCTATGAATTCAAACGGACATATGATAGATTTAGCAAAGAAATTGGCCTCTCTTCACATTGAAGATTCTCCTTACAATAGTATGCATATCCCTGAATATACCTATGATTCTTTGAAAAAGGGTGTTTCATGCTTAAATTGTGGGTCACTCTCGATTCGCTTAGATGGTAGAGGTCTTATGTGTGAGAGGTGTGGGGGAAAAGAGGAACTACATGTTGGTATAATGCGGACGATTGAAGAATATAGGGCGCTTTTTCCGAAAAGACAAATCACCGTTTCCGCTGCAAATGATTGGTGTAGGCTTGGCATGACTAGGCTTAGAATGCAAAAAATATTGAAAGAGCATCTTGTGATGGATAAGGCTGGGAAGTCTACGTATTACAGCTTTAGGTAA
- a CDS encoding tRNA dihydrouridine synthase, with translation MTENFWRDLPRPFFILAPMEEVTDVVFRHVVSEAARPDVFFTEFTNSESYCHPEGKKSVRGRLTFTEDEQPIVAHIWGDKPEYFRQMSIGMAELGFKGIDINMGCPVPNVTQHGKGSGLIRRPDVAADLIQAAKAGGLPVSVKTRLGFSELDEWREWLTHILKQDIANLSIHLRTRDEMSKVPAHWELIPEIKKLRDEVAPDTLLTINGDITDYQTGLKLAQEYGIDGVMIGRGIFHNPFAFEKEPREHSSEELLDLLRLHMDLHDQYSGLELRPFTALHRFFKIYVKGFRGASELRNRLMNTKSTDEVRALLDNFGSENFDEI, from the coding sequence ATGACTGAAAATTTTTGGCGTGATTTACCACGGCCATTTTTTATACTAGCACCAATGGAAGAAGTGACGGATGTTGTTTTTCGTCATGTAGTGAGTGAAGCAGCAAGACCGGATGTGTTTTTTACGGAGTTTACAAATTCGGAGAGTTATTGTCATCCAGAGGGAAAAAAAAGTGTTCGTGGGCGTTTGACTTTTACAGAGGATGAACAACCGATTGTAGCCCATATATGGGGGGACAAGCCTGAGTACTTCAGGCAAATGAGTATTGGTATGGCGGAACTTGGATTTAAGGGAATCGATATCAATATGGGTTGTCCAGTACCTAATGTGACGCAGCACGGAAAGGGAAGTGGCCTGATTCGTCGGCCAGATGTTGCAGCAGATTTAATACAAGCTGCAAAAGCAGGGGGATTGCCTGTTAGTGTAAAGACAAGGCTTGGATTCTCGGAATTAGACGAATGGCGTGAATGGCTAACGCATATATTAAAGCAAGATATTGCCAATCTTTCCATTCATCTGCGTACAAGAGACGAAATGAGCAAAGTACCTGCTCACTGGGAGCTAATTCCGGAAATTAAGAAACTTCGTGACGAGGTGGCTCCAGATACACTCTTGACGATCAATGGGGATATCACAGACTATCAAACTGGCTTAAAGCTTGCTCAAGAATATGGTATTGATGGTGTTATGATTGGACGAGGTATATTCCATAATCCATTTGCCTTCGAAAAAGAGCCGAGAGAACATAGTAGTGAAGAATTGCTAGATCTCTTAAGATTGCATATGGATCTTCATGATCAATATTCAGGTTTAGAGCTTCGTCCGTTCACGGCTCTTCATCGCTTTTTTAAGATCTATGTCAAAGGGTTTCGAGGGGCAAGTGAGTTAAGAAATAGATTAATGAATACAAAGTCAACAGATGAGGTTCGTGCATTGCTCGATAACTTCGGATCAGAGAATTTTGATGAAATATAA
- a CDS encoding ABC transporter substrate-binding protein: MKKWIGMLGFVLIISLLSACGGGEPAAVEKKTKIKLGYNVWVGSAGVFVADAKGYFQEQGLDVELVEFANPTEAAQALLSEQVDITITTLDTLVVLKGSEDEENPLNIFHALDVSNGADGIIAKAEIESLADLKGKNVAATVGAVNHFLLNYALKEVGLTDADVNLINMDPDAAGAALISGQVDAAVTWEPFLSEAQAQGDKLLYSTADAPGVIVDVMATSEKMIKEHSDELKKLVDAIDQGVEAFQGEEEGTAKIVGEVIGVEAQEVGLYMDGIELFKKAEAEELLITNQSETEKMIKEISAFFVENEHMEKEIDPTTVINPLIFE; this comes from the coding sequence ATGAAGAAGTGGATAGGAATGTTAGGTTTTGTTTTAATCATTAGTTTGTTGTCAGCGTGTGGAGGGGGTGAACCTGCTGCTGTTGAAAAGAAGACGAAAATAAAACTTGGTTATAATGTTTGGGTTGGAAGTGCAGGAGTATTTGTAGCTGATGCTAAAGGTTACTTTCAAGAGCAGGGGCTTGATGTTGAATTAGTGGAATTTGCGAATCCAACAGAAGCTGCACAGGCATTACTTTCTGAACAAGTGGATATCACGATTACAACATTAGATACACTAGTTGTTTTAAAGGGTAGTGAAGATGAAGAAAATCCATTAAATATATTTCACGCATTAGATGTATCAAATGGAGCGGATGGAATTATTGCAAAAGCTGAAATTGAGTCTTTAGCAGATTTAAAAGGGAAAAATGTCGCAGCCACTGTTGGTGCAGTCAATCATTTCTTACTTAACTATGCGTTAAAAGAGGTAGGGTTAACAGATGCAGATGTGAATTTAATTAACATGGACCCTGATGCTGCAGGAGCTGCTTTAATAAGTGGACAAGTGGATGCGGCTGTTACGTGGGAACCATTTCTATCTGAAGCACAAGCTCAAGGAGATAAACTCCTTTATTCAACCGCAGATGCTCCAGGGGTTATTGTCGATGTCATGGCAACAAGTGAAAAGATGATAAAAGAACATTCAGATGAACTTAAAAAGCTGGTTGATGCAATTGATCAAGGTGTCGAGGCATTTCAAGGTGAAGAGGAAGGGACAGCAAAAATTGTTGGAGAAGTTATTGGTGTAGAGGCTCAAGAAGTAGGTCTATATATGGATGGAATTGAATTGTTCAAGAAAGCTGAAGCAGAAGAGTTATTAATTACAAATCAGTCTGAGACGGAAAAAATGATTAAAGAAATTTCAGCCTTTTTTGTAGAAAATGAACATATGGAAAAAGAGATTGATCCCACTACAGTTATTAATCCATTAATCTTTGAATAA
- a CDS encoding cysteine hydrolase family protein, with translation MANVQEKAALLIIDAQKGFMDSVFDVENAVNIIKNLVDAAREASIPIIYTQEMHRKERVDFGRELDGSEGIHCLEGTDDVELIDGLSPQNGEYIIKKRRYSCFFATDLEILLKGLDVNTLIICGFLTDVCVHYTCVDAHQHDYHVKVVYDGVRGSTEDAHHAALKAIKYLQKDSEIYSDPWIRTLRNQVIQSK, from the coding sequence ATGGCAAACGTCCAAGAGAAAGCTGCACTTTTGATTATTGATGCACAAAAGGGATTTATGGATTCAGTTTTTGATGTTGAAAATGCGGTTAACATCATTAAAAATCTAGTGGATGCTGCAAGAGAAGCGAGCATTCCAATCATTTATACTCAGGAAATGCACAGAAAAGAGCGAGTTGACTTTGGTAGAGAGTTAGATGGATCAGAAGGCATTCATTGTTTGGAAGGGACAGACGATGTAGAGCTAATTGACGGTCTGTCTCCTCAAAACGGAGAATATATAATAAAAAAACGTAGATACAGTTGTTTTTTTGCAACAGATCTAGAAATCTTGTTAAAGGGCCTTGATGTAAACACTTTGATTATATGTGGTTTTTTAACCGATGTATGTGTGCATTATACATGTGTGGACGCACATCAACATGATTACCATGTAAAAGTTGTATATGACGGAGTAAGGGGCTCAACAGAGGATGCCCATCACGCAGCATTAAAAGCAATTAAGTACTTGCAAAAAGATTCAGAAATATATTCTGATCCATGGATTCGTACTTTGCGGAATCAAGTAATACAATCGAAATAA
- a CDS encoding MBL fold metallo-hydrolase, with amino-acid sequence MIIHKSNNVTVFQSAVFQLNTTVVATEDLILVVDPGYLPYEIEQIRIYVDKIKDDRPIYLFFTHSDFDHIVGYGAFPDAKTIASEQFVTNNLKGSQLQAAINYDDEFYIVRPYQLEYPRIDFMIKEDGEQFQVGKTLFNFHYAFGHNHDGLIVTVESENLAIVGDYLSDIEFPFVYFSFEQYGRTLKTLKSIFEKNSERTLITSHGTVTSDQSQITKRISDSYEYLEFVKIQGSGEQFEQFMVEKKYIFSTIFRKRHQDNIMVYERECEHS; translated from the coding sequence ATGATCATTCATAAATCAAACAATGTGACCGTGTTTCAAAGTGCCGTTTTTCAATTGAATACAACAGTTGTCGCAACAGAAGACTTAATACTTGTTGTTGACCCTGGATATCTTCCATACGAAATTGAACAAATTCGTATATATGTTGATAAGATAAAAGATGATCGTCCTATCTATCTCTTCTTTACACATTCTGATTTTGATCATATTGTGGGTTACGGAGCATTTCCTGATGCTAAAACAATAGCAAGTGAGCAATTTGTAACGAATAATCTAAAAGGAAGTCAATTACAAGCAGCGATCAATTATGACGATGAATTTTATATTGTTCGTCCCTATCAATTGGAATACCCTAGAATAGATTTTATGATTAAAGAGGATGGCGAACAATTTCAGGTAGGTAAAACATTGTTCAATTTTCACTATGCTTTTGGGCATAATCACGATGGTCTCATCGTAACAGTGGAATCTGAAAATCTAGCGATTGTAGGAGATTATCTTTCAGACATCGAATTTCCTTTTGTCTACTTTAGTTTTGAACAATATGGTCGAACATTAAAAACCTTGAAAAGTATATTCGAAAAGAATAGTGAACGGACTTTGATCACAAGTCATGGCACAGTGACAAGTGATCAAAGCCAAATAACTAAACGGATAAGTGATTCATACGAGTATTTAGAGTTTGTAAAAATTCAAGGTTCAGGGGAACAATTTGAGCAGTTTATGGTAGAGAAAAAATATATATTTTCAACTATTTTCAGAAAAAGACATCAGGATAATATAATGGTGTATGAGCGGGAGTGTGAGCACAGTTAA
- a CDS encoding response regulator, with translation MNFKTTLYIGFGVVIIAMGIITSIIINTYQNQTQQMNELVNDRYIKIEHANNIRYEMSSIDLDNISERNEIDQQSIQLSEKAFQRANQKLVELEKLIDIQQAKDIFAKLSNNYDSFRFSYDELISNQASDSGSNLLERVKEDKANLTDTVEELINFQEKVMQDTLKQTEEAYSNVLKNILMAGAIGLLFALTITFIVVNNITKRLRKFKSVLVTLADDHYGYTRVDIHSNDEIGQIANAYNELVSTLEKQEQIEQQYRIKIEDQNWLKTSIAELSVLIQGVNDLNLAGERYIQKLSQTIGASYGVLYLLHVDEENPYLEKLSSYAYTTPKSNKLALNRIHIGEGLVGQCAKSKEMILLENISHDYIQISSGLGHTNPTRIVIVPIVLEDELLGVIELATLQPVTDLHQDFLVQANEMLGATFSRIFKHQQVEKLLEESQILNEELQTQSEELQLQQEELRTMNDEIEAQYRSAELKTKELEEIKDRLEQKTKEIIASSTYKSEFLANMSHELRTPLNSLLILSQMLLENKEQNLTDKQLEYVNTIFTSGHDLLQLINDILDLSKIESGKMEIVEGEVFITDIVSSLQRQFMPIAKKKGLEFMFEYDVDLPDIIFTDEHRVNQILKNLLSNAFKFTEKGHVQLQIASTTQKNEKFIAFSVTDTGTGIAKDKISAIFEAFTQADGTTSRKYGGTGLGLSISQELARLINGTISCESIENQGSTFTLYIPQGEELKQNEVESDVTVSIPADSTDSSEHEVATTNEQPLLIGKKVLVVDDDMRNIFALTSSLEAAGMEVSFAENGRDAIKILQEEEDPDIVLMDIMMPEMDGYEAMRVIKNMKGYENLPIIALTAKAMKDDRQKCIDAGASDYISKPVNLEQLFSIIRVWLHH, from the coding sequence GTGAACTTTAAAACAACTTTATACATCGGTTTTGGAGTTGTGATTATTGCAATGGGGATTATCACAAGTATTATTATTAATACCTATCAAAACCAGACACAGCAGATGAATGAACTTGTGAATGATCGTTATATTAAGATTGAACATGCGAATAATATTCGTTATGAAATGAGTTCTATTGATTTAGATAACATAAGTGAAAGAAATGAGATTGATCAACAATCCATTCAATTGTCCGAGAAGGCCTTTCAAAGGGCGAATCAGAAATTAGTAGAGTTAGAGAAGTTAATAGATATTCAACAGGCAAAGGATATATTTGCAAAACTCTCTAACAACTATGATTCTTTTCGATTTAGTTATGATGAGTTAATATCGAATCAAGCAAGTGATAGCGGCTCAAACTTGCTAGAACGTGTAAAAGAAGATAAAGCAAATCTAACTGATACTGTAGAAGAACTAATAAACTTTCAAGAAAAGGTCATGCAGGATACTTTAAAGCAAACAGAGGAAGCATATAGTAATGTGTTAAAAAACATATTGATGGCTGGGGCGATTGGTCTTCTCTTTGCTTTAACAATTACGTTTATCGTTGTAAATAATATAACAAAACGGTTACGAAAGTTTAAGAGTGTATTAGTCACATTAGCAGATGATCATTATGGGTATACGAGAGTAGATATTCATTCGAATGACGAAATCGGTCAGATTGCAAACGCTTATAATGAATTAGTCAGTACTTTAGAAAAACAAGAACAAATTGAACAGCAATATCGAATAAAAATAGAAGATCAGAACTGGTTAAAAACAAGCATTGCCGAATTATCTGTCCTCATACAAGGGGTTAATGATTTAAACTTAGCAGGCGAACGTTACATACAGAAACTCTCCCAAACCATTGGGGCTAGTTATGGTGTCCTATATTTATTACATGTGGATGAGGAGAATCCTTATTTAGAAAAGCTTTCTTCTTACGCGTATACTACACCAAAAAGTAATAAACTTGCACTCAATAGAATTCATATTGGTGAAGGCTTAGTTGGTCAATGTGCAAAATCAAAAGAGATGATTTTGTTAGAAAACATTTCTCATGATTACATTCAAATCTCTTCAGGGCTAGGCCATACCAATCCAACGAGGATTGTCATTGTGCCTATTGTTCTTGAGGATGAGTTGTTAGGTGTGATAGAGCTTGCAACACTTCAACCAGTTACAGATCTTCATCAGGATTTTCTTGTGCAGGCAAATGAAATGCTGGGAGCTACCTTTAGCAGAATTTTTAAGCATCAACAGGTAGAAAAGCTTCTAGAGGAATCACAGATTTTAAATGAAGAACTTCAAACACAATCTGAAGAATTACAGTTGCAGCAGGAAGAATTGCGTACGATGAATGATGAAATTGAGGCACAATATCGAAGTGCTGAGTTAAAAACAAAAGAATTAGAAGAGATAAAAGATAGACTTGAGCAAAAGACAAAAGAGATTATAGCGAGTTCAACATATAAATCTGAATTTCTAGCAAACATGTCTCATGAGCTTAGAACACCTTTGAACAGTTTATTAATCTTATCGCAGATGTTGCTCGAAAACAAAGAACAAAATCTTACGGATAAACAACTAGAATATGTTAATACAATTTTTACATCTGGTCATGATCTCCTTCAATTGATTAATGATATCTTAGATCTTTCAAAAATTGAATCTGGCAAAATGGAGATAGTTGAGGGTGAGGTGTTTATTACAGATATCGTCAGTTCTCTTCAACGTCAGTTCATGCCTATCGCTAAGAAAAAAGGCTTAGAATTTATGTTTGAATATGATGTGGATTTACCAGATATCATTTTTACAGATGAACACAGAGTAAATCAGATTTTAAAAAACCTTTTATCCAATGCCTTTAAATTTACTGAAAAAGGACATGTACAATTACAGATTGCTTCAACGACTCAAAAGAATGAAAAATTCATCGCATTTTCGGTCACTGATACTGGAACAGGAATTGCAAAGGACAAGATTTCTGCTATTTTTGAAGCCTTTACTCAAGCTGACGGGACAACGAGCCGGAAGTATGGCGGAACAGGACTTGGTCTATCGATTTCCCAGGAGCTTGCTAGACTTATAAATGGGACGATCTCCTGTGAAAGTATAGAGAATCAAGGAAGCACCTTTACTCTCTATATACCCCAAGGTGAAGAACTGAAACAAAATGAAGTAGAAAGTGATGTGACCGTTTCGATACCGGCAGATTCTACAGATTCTTCCGAGCATGAAGTGGCGACTACAAACGAACAGCCTCTACTGATTGGCAAAAAGGTACTAGTTGTAGACGATGATATGAGAAATATTTTTGCGTTAACAAGCTCTCTAGAAGCAGCTGGTATGGAAGTGAGCTTTGCAGAGAATGGAAGAGATGCAATTAAAATTCTGCAAGAAGAAGAGGATCCAGATATTGTGTTGATGGATATTATGATGCCTGAAATGGACGGGTATGAAGCGATGAGAGTGATCAAGAATATGAAGGGGTATGAAAACCTTCCAATCATTGCCTTAACCGCAAAGGCTATGAAGGATGATCGACAAAAGTGTATTGATGCCGGTGCATCTGATTATATTAGTAAACCTGTTAATCTTGAGCAATTGTTTTCAATTATTCGAGTTTGGTTACATCATTAA
- a CDS encoding CheR family methyltransferase: MKEDQHESASTMTTPEDCTDLERIEIQLLLEGIFLKYGFDFRNYTFSSIRRRIWHRIKIEKLQTVTALLERVLHDPATMERLYADFSINVTEMFRDPTFFKAFREKIVPVLKNLPSIRIWHAGCSTGEEAFSMAILLHEEGLYKKTRIYATDMNGKVLEKARTGKFPLYRMRTYTSNYINSEGKNAFSEYYTTKDEYACFHSYLAENIVFAQHNLVTDGSFNEFHVIICRNVLIYFDRDLQERVHQLFYDSLATSGILGLGNREGLSYLNYDNRYIDLDKKEKLYQKQSLS; the protein is encoded by the coding sequence ATGAAGGAAGATCAACATGAATCAGCTTCAACAATGACTACACCAGAAGACTGTACAGATTTAGAACGTATTGAAATACAATTACTTTTAGAAGGAATTTTCTTGAAGTACGGGTTTGATTTTCGGAACTATACATTTAGCTCTATTCGGAGGAGAATTTGGCATCGTATAAAGATAGAAAAGCTTCAAACAGTAACTGCTTTACTAGAGAGAGTTTTACATGATCCTGCAACAATGGAGCGGCTATATGCGGATTTTTCAATCAATGTTACTGAAATGTTTCGTGATCCTACCTTTTTTAAAGCCTTTCGAGAAAAGATTGTTCCCGTACTAAAGAATTTGCCTTCCATTCGAATCTGGCATGCAGGATGCTCGACTGGAGAAGAAGCCTTCTCCATGGCCATCCTATTACATGAAGAGGGCCTTTATAAAAAAACGAGAATTTATGCAACTGATATGAATGGCAAGGTCCTTGAAAAGGCTCGAACAGGGAAATTTCCGTTATATCGAATGAGGACTTATACGAGTAATTACATCAACTCTGAAGGGAAAAATGCATTTTCCGAATATTATACAACCAAGGATGAGTATGCATGCTTTCATTCCTATTTAGCAGAGAATATCGTTTTTGCACAACATAACCTTGTGACTGACGGATCTTTTAATGAGTTTCACGTAATCATATGTCGCAATGTCCTCATTTACTTTGACCGTGATTTACAAGAACGTGTTCATCAGTTGTTTTATGACAGTTTAGCCACTTCAGGAATACTAGGTCTCGGAAATCGAGAAGGCCTTTCTTATTTAAATTATGATAACCGATATATTGATCTAGATAAAAAAGAGAAGCTTTACCAAAAGCAAAGTCTTTCTTAG
- a CDS encoding response regulator gives MEKPIINILMVDDRPENLQALEAVLGSSGYQLTKAYSGEEALKWLLKKEFAIILLDVQMPGLDGFETAKLIRARKKSKEIPIIFITALTQTQDYAISGYDAGAIDFLFKPFNPYILKSKIEGFVKIYETKWQLQMQNELLQKQAKQLDEAHSRLEQLVEKRTQELRHTNDSLQKEIVEKQRILQLAQDNEAKYRHLVEDSPVAIILHELHKENWTFINETGMKMLGGLHVQDILSRTLYTFVHPDEHEVVKKRIQRALHGGKVEDNELKLVGLDGEIILAAVTIIPFEYLGNPSVHIVARDITDMKKTEEYISQSEKLSVVGELAAGIAHEIRNPLTSLKGFTQLLDYKDGTDNPYIPIMLEEIDRINTIVSELLLLAKPNEGDFRKVKMTELLQNVVILMNAQANLQNIEIKFHNLVDQEHDYIDGLENKLKQIFINLLKNAMEAMKTGGEININMMIEENLLRIQFCDQGCGISEEHLAKIGQPFFTTKEKGTGLGLMVCKSIIDSHHGYMDIESKVGVGTTITLTFPLCDVYSETELENV, from the coding sequence ATGGAAAAACCGATTATTAACATCTTAATGGTAGATGACAGACCAGAGAATTTACAAGCCCTTGAAGCAGTGTTAGGTTCTTCTGGTTATCAATTAACAAAAGCCTACTCGGGTGAAGAAGCACTAAAATGGCTGTTAAAAAAAGAATTTGCCATCATCCTTCTTGATGTACAGATGCCTGGTCTGGATGGTTTTGAGACAGCTAAGCTAATACGGGCTCGAAAAAAATCAAAGGAAATTCCTATTATCTTTATAACGGCGCTCACACAAACACAGGATTATGCAATTAGTGGGTATGACGCAGGTGCAATTGACTTCCTGTTTAAACCATTCAATCCCTATATCTTAAAAAGTAAGATAGAAGGCTTTGTTAAAATATATGAGACGAAGTGGCAGCTTCAGATGCAAAACGAGCTCTTACAAAAGCAGGCGAAGCAGTTAGATGAGGCACATTCAAGACTTGAGCAATTAGTAGAGAAGCGTACACAAGAGCTTCGTCATACAAATGATAGTCTACAAAAGGAAATAGTAGAAAAACAACGTATTCTTCAATTAGCACAAGATAATGAAGCTAAATACAGGCATCTTGTTGAAGATTCACCTGTGGCTATTATTCTTCATGAATTACATAAAGAAAACTGGACTTTTATCAATGAGACTGGAATGAAAATGTTAGGTGGGCTTCATGTACAAGATATTCTCTCAAGAACGCTATATACCTTTGTTCATCCTGATGAACATGAAGTGGTAAAGAAACGGATTCAACGGGCACTTCATGGAGGGAAAGTTGAGGATAACGAATTAAAGCTAGTGGGTCTTGATGGGGAAATTATTCTTGCGGCAGTTACAATTATTCCTTTTGAATATCTTGGAAATCCCTCTGTACATATTGTTGCAAGAGACATTACAGATATGAAAAAGACAGAAGAATATATTTCTCAATCTGAAAAGCTTTCAGTAGTAGGAGAGCTTGCTGCTGGTATTGCACACGAAATTCGAAATCCACTAACAAGCTTAAAGGGCTTCACGCAATTATTAGATTATAAAGATGGTACAGATAATCCGTATATACCGATTATGTTAGAAGAAATTGATCGTATTAACACAATTGTAAGTGAACTATTGTTGTTAGCTAAACCAAATGAGGGAGACTTCAGGAAAGTCAAAATGACTGAGCTTCTACAAAATGTAGTAATACTTATGAATGCTCAAGCTAATTTGCAAAACATTGAAATTAAATTTCATAATCTTGTAGATCAGGAGCATGATTATATTGATGGTTTAGAAAATAAACTCAAGCAAATTTTTATTAATCTCTTAAAAAATGCAATGGAAGCAATGAAAACAGGCGGCGAAATCAATATTAACATGATGATAGAGGAAAACCTATTAAGAATTCAGTTTTGTGATCAAGGCTGTGGGATCTCAGAAGAGCACCTGGCCAAAATCGGGCAGCCTTTCTTCACAACAAAGGAAAAAGGAACTGGATTAGGGTTAATGGTTTGCAAAAGTATTATAGATAGTCATCACGGATATATGGATATTGAAAGTAAGGTTGGGGTTGGAACAACCATTACGTTAACATTTCCATTATGTGATGTTTATAGTGAGACAGAGTTAGAGAATGTTTAA